The Streptomyces sp. NBC_00691 genome has a segment encoding these proteins:
- a CDS encoding carbohydrate ABC transporter permease, with product MATSVRARPDGSPPPAAPPSSPGPRGHRSPGGLRSTLYRWDIKAIPYVFVAPFFLTFAAFGLFPLIYTGWLSLHRVELGGDPTWKGLENYTDLATSEFFWNALFNTFTIGVIATVPQLLMALGLAHLLNYKLRGRGFFRVAILAPYATSIAAATLVFAQLFNTDYGMINGVLGWVGIDPVNWESSKWPAQIAISVIVTWRWTGYNALIYLAAMQAVPQDLYEAASLDGASRWRQFISVTIPSIRPTILFTIVVSTIGATQLFGEPMLFGGSVGISGGSGNQFQTLSLLMYEKGWVTGALGQASAIAWVMLLLLLLVGGIQALVSRHNRKKLGG from the coding sequence GTGGCCACCTCCGTTCGGGCGAGGCCGGACGGCTCCCCGCCGCCCGCCGCACCGCCCTCCTCCCCCGGCCCGCGCGGCCACCGCTCCCCCGGCGGCCTGCGCAGCACGCTCTACCGCTGGGACATCAAGGCGATCCCGTACGTCTTCGTCGCCCCCTTCTTCCTCACCTTCGCCGCCTTCGGCCTCTTCCCGCTGATCTACACCGGATGGCTCTCGCTCCACCGGGTCGAACTCGGCGGGGACCCGACGTGGAAGGGTCTGGAGAACTACACCGATCTCGCGACCAGCGAGTTCTTCTGGAACGCGCTCTTCAACACCTTCACCATCGGGGTGATCGCGACCGTTCCCCAGCTGCTCATGGCGCTGGGTCTGGCGCACCTGCTCAACTACAAGCTCCGCGGCCGGGGCTTCTTCCGGGTCGCGATCCTCGCCCCGTACGCCACCTCCATCGCGGCGGCGACCCTGGTCTTCGCCCAGCTGTTCAACACCGACTACGGGATGATCAACGGTGTCCTGGGCTGGGTCGGCATCGACCCGGTGAACTGGGAGTCGTCGAAGTGGCCGGCGCAGATCGCCATCTCGGTGATCGTCACCTGGCGCTGGACCGGCTACAACGCCCTGATCTACCTGGCCGCCATGCAGGCCGTGCCACAGGACCTGTACGAGGCGGCCTCGCTCGACGGGGCCTCGCGCTGGCGCCAGTTCATCAGCGTCACCATCCCCTCGATCCGGCCGACCATCCTCTTCACCATCGTCGTCTCCACCATCGGTGCCACCCAGCTGTTCGGCGAGCCGATGCTCTTCGGCGGCAGCGTCGGGATCAGCGGCGGCAGCGGCAACCAGTTCCAGACGCTGAGCCTGCTGATGTACGAGAAGGGCTGGGTGACCGGCGCACTGGGCCAGGCCTCGGCCATCGCGTGGGTCATGCTGCTGCTCCTGCTGCTCGTCGGCGGGATCCAGGCGCTCGTCTCCCGCCACAACCGCAAGAAGCTGGGGGGCTGA
- a CDS encoding ABC transporter substrate-binding protein, with protein sequence MRTSSSRRGRRAAIAAVAVVVTGTTLLTGCGSDDDNGGKGGGGGQSNEKITLRIGTFGSFGYDDKTGAKLYAEYERLHPNIKIEESNVSDGQKYWDTLKLRLGQNSGVADIQAVEVGYIAEATGTAMANKWVDLSKEGGAKMDAFLDWKVKQATTGDGKVIALGTDIGPMAICYNKDLFAKAKLPTDRDAVGKLWHGDWAKFIETGEKYKAAAPAGTAFHDSASGLFNAVVSSDPVQYANTSGELDWENSPGVKSAWETAVKAAQGGLTAKLRQFDEKGSWNAAFKNSKFATVACPSWMTGIIKDQAGPANQGKWDIAAPPVAGNWGGSFLAVPKAGKHTKEAAELAAWLTAPAQHAKVFAVNGNIPSSKDTLTSSAVQEAKLPYFGDTPVGKIFSSAASGITPAAISRYDGQVKTFLTDNGILDIEQRGTDPAKAWENVKKLVDDKIDQ encoded by the coding sequence ATGCGCACTTCCAGCAGCAGACGCGGACGCCGTGCGGCGATCGCGGCGGTCGCCGTCGTCGTGACCGGCACGACCCTGCTCACCGGTTGCGGCAGCGACGACGACAACGGCGGCAAGGGCGGCGGGGGCGGCCAGAGCAACGAGAAGATCACGCTGCGGATCGGGACCTTCGGTTCCTTCGGGTACGACGACAAGACCGGCGCGAAGCTCTACGCCGAGTACGAGCGGCTTCACCCGAACATCAAGATCGAGGAATCGAACGTCTCCGACGGCCAGAAGTACTGGGACACCCTGAAGCTGCGCCTCGGCCAGAACAGCGGCGTCGCCGACATCCAGGCCGTCGAGGTCGGCTACATCGCCGAGGCGACCGGCACGGCGATGGCGAACAAGTGGGTCGACCTGAGCAAGGAGGGCGGCGCGAAGATGGACGCCTTCCTCGACTGGAAGGTCAAGCAGGCGACCACCGGCGACGGCAAGGTCATCGCCCTCGGCACCGACATCGGCCCCATGGCGATCTGCTACAACAAGGACCTCTTCGCCAAGGCCAAGCTGCCCACCGACCGCGACGCCGTCGGCAAGCTGTGGCACGGCGACTGGGCCAAGTTCATCGAGACCGGCGAGAAGTACAAGGCGGCCGCCCCCGCCGGCACCGCCTTCCACGACTCGGCGAGCGGTCTCTTCAACGCCGTCGTCTCCAGCGACCCGGTGCAGTACGCCAACACCAGCGGCGAGCTCGACTGGGAGAACAGCCCCGGCGTGAAGAGCGCCTGGGAGACCGCGGTGAAGGCCGCCCAGGGCGGACTGACTGCCAAGCTGCGCCAGTTCGACGAGAAGGGCAGCTGGAACGCCGCCTTCAAGAACTCGAAGTTCGCCACCGTCGCCTGCCCCAGCTGGATGACCGGCATCATCAAGGACCAGGCGGGTCCGGCCAACCAGGGCAAGTGGGACATCGCCGCACCGCCGGTCGCCGGCAACTGGGGCGGTTCCTTCCTCGCCGTGCCCAAGGCGGGCAAGCACACCAAGGAGGCCGCCGAGCTGGCCGCCTGGCTGACCGCCCCGGCGCAGCACGCCAAGGTCTTCGCGGTCAACGGCAACATCCCCTCGTCCAAGGACACGCTCACCTCCTCGGCGGTCCAGGAGGCGAAGCTGCCGTACTTCGGCGACACCCCCGTCGGCAAGATCTTCTCCAGCGCGGCGTCCGGGATCACCCCCGCCGCGATCAGCCGCTACGACGGCCAGGTCAAGACCTTCCTCACCGACAACGGCATCCTCGACATCGAGCAGCGCGGCACCGACCCGGCCAAGGCCTGGGAGAACGTCAAGAAGCTGGTCGACGACAAGATCGACCAGTAG
- a CDS encoding LacI family DNA-binding transcriptional regulator encodes MSGRQSGRPTLEQVAARAGVGRGTVSRVINGSPRVSEQTRTAVARAVAELGYVPNQAARALAGSRTDAIALVIPEAEARLFAEPYFLDLIRGVSAELAEADKQLLLTLVRSEQERQRFEQYLAAQRVDGVLLASVHGDDPLPDRIRELGLPVVMNGRRSEAEPVPYVDSDNIGAGRAAVAHLVGSGRSRIATVTGPLDMYVARARLGGYRAGLAEAGLAPDEELVSAGDFTEEGGRRAMRLLLDRSPDLDAVFAASDVMAAGARGALREAGRRVPEDVALVGVDDSPVARLMDPPLTSVRQPIEEMGRTMARMLLEEIVEAPEEPRRRVLPTELIVRESC; translated from the coding sequence GTGAGCGGACGGCAGAGCGGCAGACCCACCCTGGAGCAGGTCGCGGCCAGGGCCGGGGTCGGCCGGGGCACGGTCTCCCGGGTGATCAACGGCTCCCCCCGGGTGAGCGAACAGACCAGAACGGCCGTCGCCAGAGCCGTCGCCGAACTCGGCTACGTACCCAACCAGGCCGCCCGCGCGCTCGCCGGCAGCCGTACCGACGCGATCGCGCTCGTCATCCCCGAGGCCGAGGCCCGGCTCTTCGCGGAGCCGTACTTCCTCGACCTGATCCGCGGGGTGAGCGCCGAACTCGCCGAGGCCGACAAACAGCTGCTGCTGACCCTGGTCCGCAGCGAGCAGGAGCGGCAGCGCTTCGAGCAGTACCTGGCCGCCCAGCGCGTCGACGGCGTCCTGCTCGCCTCCGTCCACGGCGACGACCCGCTGCCCGACCGGATCAGGGAACTGGGCCTCCCGGTCGTCATGAACGGACGCCGCTCCGAGGCCGAGCCCGTGCCGTACGTCGACTCCGACAACATCGGGGCCGGCCGGGCGGCCGTCGCCCACCTCGTGGGAAGCGGGCGGAGCAGGATCGCGACCGTCACCGGGCCGCTCGACATGTACGTGGCCCGCGCCCGGCTCGGCGGCTACCGGGCGGGACTCGCGGAGGCCGGACTCGCCCCCGACGAGGAGCTGGTCTCGGCCGGCGACTTCACCGAGGAGGGCGGCCGGCGCGCGATGCGGCTGCTGCTCGACCGCAGCCCGGACCTGGACGCCGTCTTCGCCGCCTCCGACGTCATGGCGGCCGGGGCGCGCGGCGCGCTGCGGGAGGCGGGCCGCAGGGTCCCCGAGGACGTGGCCCTCGTCGGCGTCGACGACTCACCGGTGGCACGACTGATGGATCCGCCGCTGACGAGCGTGCGGCAGCCCATCGAGGAGATGGGCCGCACGATGGCCCGGATGCTGTTGGAGGAGATCGTCGAGGCCCCGGAGGAGCCCCGCCGCCGGGTGCTGCCGACGGAACTGATCGTGCGGGAGTCGTGCTGA
- a CDS encoding glycoside hydrolase family 6 protein — protein sequence MSRTSRTALLAALGLITATGATATVLGTATAGAATPGCKVDYQITNQWNTGFGTNVTVTNTGDPVAAWTLEWTYAGNQQITQGWNATLTQSGAAVTAKSLSYNGTLTTGGSTSFGFNGSYSGTNAVPATFKLNGVVCNGATEPTTPPTTPPTTPPTTPPTTPPAGSKADNPYAGAKVYVNPEWSAKAAAEPGGTKISNQPTGVWLDRIAAINGSSTSMGLRAHLDEALRQKGSGELVVQLVVYNLPGRDCAALASNGELGPTEIGRYKTEYIDPIAAILADSKYAGLRIVTTVEIDSLPNLVTNVSGRPTATPNCDVMKANGNYITGVGYALKKLGAIGNVYNYVDAGHHGWLGWDDNFGASAELFKQAATAEGSTVANVHGFIVNTANYSALKEDHFTINDSVNGVSVRQSKWVDWNRYTDELSYAQAMRTKLVSLGFDSNLGMLIDTSRNGWGGSARPTAAGPTTTVDTYVNGGKYDRRIHLGNWCNQSGAGLGERPQAAPAAGIDAYVWVKPPGESDGASKEIPNNEGKGFDRMCDPTYTGNARNGNSMSGALPDAPISGQWFSAQFQELLKNAHPAL from the coding sequence ATGAGCCGCACCAGCCGCACCGCCCTCCTGGCCGCCCTCGGCCTCATCACGGCCACCGGCGCCACCGCCACCGTCCTCGGCACCGCCACCGCCGGCGCCGCCACCCCCGGCTGCAAGGTCGACTACCAGATCACCAACCAGTGGAACACCGGCTTCGGCACCAACGTGACCGTCACCAACACCGGTGACCCGGTGGCCGCCTGGACCCTCGAGTGGACCTACGCCGGCAACCAGCAGATCACCCAGGGCTGGAACGCCACCCTCACCCAGTCCGGCGCCGCCGTCACCGCGAAGAGCCTCTCCTACAACGGGACCCTGACCACCGGCGGATCGACCTCCTTCGGATTCAACGGCTCGTACAGCGGCACCAACGCCGTGCCCGCGACCTTCAAGCTCAACGGGGTCGTCTGCAACGGGGCCACCGAGCCGACGACACCCCCGACCACCCCGCCCACCACTCCGCCCACGACACCCCCGACCACCCCGCCGGCCGGCTCCAAGGCCGACAACCCCTACGCCGGCGCCAAGGTGTACGTGAACCCCGAATGGTCCGCGAAGGCGGCGGCCGAGCCGGGCGGCACCAAGATCTCCAACCAGCCCACCGGTGTCTGGCTGGACCGGATCGCCGCCATCAACGGCTCCTCCACCTCCATGGGCCTGCGCGCCCACCTCGACGAGGCCCTGCGGCAGAAGGGCTCCGGCGAGCTGGTCGTCCAGCTGGTCGTCTACAACCTGCCGGGCCGCGACTGTGCCGCGCTCGCGTCCAACGGCGAGCTCGGCCCGACCGAGATCGGCCGCTACAAGACCGAGTACATCGACCCGATCGCCGCGATCCTCGCCGACTCCAAGTACGCGGGTCTGCGGATCGTCACCACGGTCGAGATCGACTCGCTGCCGAACCTGGTCACCAACGTCTCGGGGCGCCCGACCGCGACGCCCAACTGCGACGTCATGAAGGCCAACGGCAACTACATCACCGGTGTCGGCTACGCGCTCAAGAAGCTCGGCGCGATCGGCAACGTCTACAACTACGTGGACGCCGGCCACCACGGCTGGCTGGGCTGGGACGACAACTTCGGCGCCTCCGCCGAGCTGTTCAAGCAGGCCGCCACGGCCGAGGGCTCCACGGTCGCCAACGTCCACGGCTTCATCGTGAACACCGCCAACTACAGCGCCCTGAAGGAGGACCACTTCACCATCAACGACAGCGTGAACGGCGTGTCCGTGCGCCAGTCGAAGTGGGTCGACTGGAACCGGTACACCGACGAGCTGTCGTACGCCCAGGCGATGCGCACCAAGCTGGTCTCGCTCGGCTTCGACAGCAACCTCGGCATGCTGATCGACACCTCCCGCAACGGCTGGGGCGGCTCCGCCAGGCCCACCGCCGCGGGCCCGACGACCACGGTCGACACCTACGTCAACGGCGGCAAGTACGACCGTCGCATCCACCTGGGCAACTGGTGCAACCAGTCCGGTGCCGGTCTCGGCGAGCGGCCCCAGGCGGCGCCCGCCGCGGGCATCGACGCGTACGTCTGGGTCAAGCCCCCGGGCGAGTCCGACGGCGCCAGCAAGGAGATCCCGAACAACGAGGGCAAGGGCTTCGACCGGATGTGCGACCCGACGTACACGGGCAACGCCCGTAACGGGAACAGCATGTCGGGCGCGCTGCCGGACGCCCCGATCTCGGGCCAGTGGTTCTCGGCCCAGTTCCAGGAACTCCTGAAGAACGCCCACCCGGCGCTGTAA
- a CDS encoding cellulase family glycosylhydrolase, with protein sequence MRHPPRLSALLSGAALTMASTAFALMGTASGAAAAPACTVEYSIVGQWAGGYQGAVTVTNNSATLNGWSLGFVFPAGQIVSQGWGGKWSQSGTGVTVVNESWNAALGTGAKVTGGFIASWSGANTAPTAFTLNGTPCDSGTTPTPTPTPTDPTTPPTTPPTTPPTTPPTTPTPVTGAPELTVSGNRFTDQNGATRRLLGVNRSGGEFMCVQGYGIWDGPVDDASVKAIADWKANTVRIPLNEECWLGLDNIKPEYRGANYVDAVKDLVTKVIAHGMTPVVELHWTYGQYTGNSAGCADVHATCQKPMPDARYTPAFWTSVANTFKNDKRVVFDLFNEPYPDRATSTATQAWSCWRDGGTCPGIGYEVAGMQDLLDAVRATGSKNLVLVPGLAYSNDLSQWLTYRPTDPAGNLAAAWHVYNFNTCADETCWNNTLAPVAAEVPLLAGEIGENTCGHAFIDRVMKWFDDRGLSYLGWTWNTWNCNSGPALISSYDGTPTSFGIGLRDHLRRLTP encoded by the coding sequence ATGCGACATCCCCCACGTCTGTCCGCGCTGCTCTCCGGAGCGGCGCTCACGATGGCGAGCACCGCGTTCGCCCTCATGGGTACGGCCTCAGGAGCCGCGGCCGCACCCGCCTGCACCGTGGAGTACTCGATCGTCGGCCAATGGGCCGGCGGCTACCAGGGTGCCGTCACCGTCACCAACAACAGTGCCACGCTGAACGGCTGGAGCCTCGGCTTCGTCTTCCCGGCCGGCCAGATCGTCAGCCAGGGCTGGGGCGGCAAGTGGTCCCAGTCCGGGACCGGTGTCACCGTCGTGAACGAGAGCTGGAACGCCGCGCTCGGCACGGGCGCGAAGGTCACGGGCGGCTTCATCGCCTCATGGTCGGGCGCCAACACCGCACCCACCGCGTTCACGCTCAACGGCACGCCGTGCGACTCGGGCACGACCCCGACGCCGACTCCCACGCCCACCGATCCGACGACACCGCCCACCACACCACCCACCACCCCGCCCACCACTCCCCCGACGACCCCGACCCCGGTCACCGGTGCGCCCGAACTCACCGTGTCCGGGAACAGGTTCACCGACCAGAACGGCGCGACCCGACGCCTGCTCGGCGTCAACCGCTCCGGCGGCGAGTTCATGTGCGTCCAGGGCTACGGCATCTGGGACGGTCCCGTCGACGACGCCTCGGTCAAGGCCATCGCCGACTGGAAGGCCAACACGGTCCGCATTCCGCTCAACGAGGAGTGCTGGCTCGGCCTGGACAACATCAAGCCCGAGTACCGGGGCGCGAACTACGTCGACGCCGTGAAGGACCTGGTCACCAAGGTCATCGCACACGGCATGACCCCGGTGGTCGAACTCCACTGGACGTACGGCCAGTACACGGGCAACTCCGCGGGCTGCGCCGATGTCCACGCCACCTGCCAGAAGCCGATGCCCGACGCCCGGTACACACCGGCGTTCTGGACCTCGGTGGCGAACACCTTCAAGAACGACAAGCGGGTCGTCTTCGACCTGTTCAACGAGCCCTACCCGGACCGGGCGACCTCCACCGCGACCCAGGCCTGGTCCTGCTGGCGCGACGGTGGCACCTGCCCCGGCATCGGCTACGAGGTCGCCGGCATGCAGGACCTGCTGGACGCGGTGCGGGCCACGGGGTCGAAGAATCTCGTCCTCGTCCCGGGTCTCGCCTACTCCAACGACCTGAGCCAGTGGCTCACGTACCGCCCCACCGACCCGGCGGGCAATCTGGCCGCCGCCTGGCACGTCTACAACTTCAACACCTGCGCCGACGAGACGTGCTGGAACAACACCCTCGCCCCGGTAGCCGCCGAGGTCCCTCTCCTCGCGGGCGAGATCGGTGAGAACACCTGCGGACACGCGTTCATCGACCGCGTCATGAAGTGGTTCGACGACCGCGGCCTCTCGTACCTGGGCTGGACCTGGAACACCTGGAACTGCAACTCCGGTCCCGCGCTGATCAGTTCGTACGACGGAACCCCCACCTCATTCGGCATCGGACTGCGCGATCACCTGCGCCGTCTCACCCCCTGA
- a CDS encoding glycoside hydrolase family 48 protein → MPRLRPRTRPRRQLTALAAALSLPLGLTAVGATTAQAADVQCSVDYKTNDWGSGFTAELTLTNRATTALNGWTLTYAYAGDQKLTNGWSGVWSQSGKNVTVTNASWNGSLAAGAATTTGAQFTYSGANAAPTSFAVNGTPCTGAHQPPVAVLTSPAPGAVFTSGDAVPLAATAAAADSATVSKVEFYSDTALLGTDTTAPFTFSAAGLATGAHSLYAKAYDSLGASAESAPVGITVAAGPALVAAPSQLGVRQGATGTFDLKLSTAPTANVTVSVARTSGNTNLTATPGSLTFTPANWNTAQKVTVAAAATGTGSAVFTATAPGHAKAEVTVAQLAANSTYDARFLDLHGKITNPANGYFSPEGIPYHSVETLIVEAPDHGHETTSEAYSYLIWLQAMYGKITGDWTKFNGAWETMEKFMIPTHADQPTSSSYNASKPATYAPEWDLPSQYPARLDSGVTSGADPIAGELKSAYGTDDVYGMHWLQDVDNVYGFGNEPGKCSAGPTATGPSYINTFQRGPQESVWETVTHPTCDNFGYGGRNGYLDLFTGDASYAKQWKYTNAPDADARAVQAAYWADLWAKEQGKGGQVSATVGKAAKMGDYLRYSMFDKYFKKAGNCVGPTTCPAGTGKDSAHYLMSWYYAWGGATDTSAGWSWRIGSSHAHGGYQNPLAAYALSEYAPLKPKSTTGAADWATSLDRQLEFYRWLQSDEGAIAGGATNSWQGRYATPPAGTPTFHGLFYDEKPVYHDPASNQWFGFQAWSMERVAEYYQQTGDAAAKTVLDKWVSWALSRTTINPDGTYRIPSTLQWSGAPDTWNATSPGANAGLHVTVADYTDDVGVAAAYAKTLTYYAAKSGHAEAKRVAKALLDGMWTHHQDPLGIAVPETRADYNRFDDPVHVPNGWTGTMPNGDTVNNSSTFASIRTFYQDDPAWPKIEAYLAGGAAPVFTYHRFWAQADIALAMGSYAELLE, encoded by the coding sequence ATGCCACGCCTCCGACCACGAACGCGACCACGCCGGCAGCTGACCGCGCTGGCCGCAGCGCTCTCCCTCCCCCTCGGTCTCACGGCCGTGGGCGCCACCACGGCCCAGGCCGCCGACGTGCAGTGCAGCGTCGATTACAAGACGAACGACTGGGGTTCGGGCTTCACCGCCGAACTCACCCTCACGAACCGCGCCACCACCGCGCTCAACGGCTGGACCCTCACCTACGCCTACGCCGGTGACCAGAAGCTCACCAACGGCTGGAGCGGCGTCTGGTCCCAGTCCGGCAAGAACGTCACGGTGACCAACGCCTCCTGGAACGGCAGCCTCGCCGCCGGGGCCGCCACCACCACCGGCGCCCAGTTCACCTACAGCGGCGCCAACGCCGCCCCCACCTCCTTCGCGGTCAACGGCACCCCCTGCACGGGCGCCCACCAGCCGCCCGTCGCCGTCCTCACCAGCCCCGCACCGGGCGCCGTCTTCACCTCGGGCGACGCGGTGCCGCTCGCCGCCACCGCCGCGGCGGCCGACAGCGCCACGGTGAGCAAGGTGGAGTTCTACAGCGACACCGCGCTCCTCGGCACCGACACCACCGCTCCCTTCACCTTCAGCGCGGCCGGGCTCGCCACCGGCGCCCACTCCCTCTACGCCAAGGCCTACGACAGCCTGGGCGCCTCCGCCGAGTCCGCGCCCGTAGGCATCACCGTCGCCGCGGGCCCCGCGCTGGTCGCCGCCCCGAGCCAGCTCGGGGTACGCCAGGGCGCCACCGGCACCTTCGACCTCAAGCTCTCCACCGCCCCCACCGCCAACGTCACGGTGAGCGTCGCCCGTACCTCCGGCAACACCAACCTCACCGCGACCCCGGGCTCGCTCACCTTCACCCCGGCGAACTGGAACACCGCCCAGAAGGTGACCGTCGCCGCCGCGGCCACCGGCACCGGCTCCGCCGTCTTCACCGCGACCGCACCCGGCCACGCCAAGGCCGAGGTCACCGTCGCCCAGCTGGCCGCGAACTCCACGTACGACGCCCGCTTCCTCGACCTCCACGGGAAGATCACCAACCCGGCCAACGGCTACTTCTCGCCCGAGGGCATCCCGTACCACTCCGTCGAGACGCTGATCGTCGAGGCCCCCGACCACGGGCACGAGACGACCTCCGAGGCGTACAGCTACCTCATCTGGCTCCAGGCCATGTACGGCAAGATCACCGGTGACTGGACCAAGTTCAACGGCGCCTGGGAGACCATGGAGAAATTCATGATTCCCACCCATGCCGACCAGCCCACCTCCTCCTCCTACAACGCCTCCAAGCCGGCCACCTACGCGCCCGAGTGGGACCTGCCGTCCCAGTACCCGGCGCGGCTCGACTCCGGCGTCACCTCCGGCGCGGACCCGATCGCCGGCGAGCTCAAGAGCGCGTACGGCACCGACGACGTCTACGGCATGCACTGGCTGCAGGACGTCGACAACGTCTACGGCTTCGGCAACGAGCCCGGGAAGTGCTCCGCGGGACCGACGGCCACCGGCCCCTCGTACATCAACACCTTCCAGCGCGGCCCCCAGGAGTCCGTCTGGGAGACCGTCACCCACCCCACCTGCGACAACTTCGGCTACGGCGGGCGCAACGGCTACCTCGACCTGTTCACCGGGGACGCCTCCTACGCCAAGCAGTGGAAGTACACCAACGCCCCCGACGCCGACGCCCGCGCCGTCCAGGCCGCCTACTGGGCCGACCTCTGGGCCAAGGAACAGGGCAAGGGCGGTCAGGTCTCCGCGACCGTCGGCAAGGCCGCCAAGATGGGCGACTACCTGCGGTACTCCATGTTCGACAAGTACTTCAAGAAGGCCGGGAACTGCGTCGGCCCCACCACCTGCCCCGCCGGCACCGGCAAGGACAGCGCGCACTACCTGATGTCCTGGTACTACGCCTGGGGCGGCGCCACCGACACCTCCGCCGGCTGGTCCTGGCGCATCGGCTCCAGCCACGCCCACGGCGGCTACCAGAACCCGCTCGCCGCCTACGCGCTCAGCGAGTACGCCCCGCTCAAGCCCAAGTCGACGACGGGCGCGGCCGACTGGGCGACCAGCCTCGACCGGCAGCTGGAGTTCTACCGCTGGCTCCAGTCCGACGAGGGCGCCATCGCGGGCGGCGCCACCAACAGCTGGCAGGGCCGCTACGCCACCCCGCCGGCCGGCACCCCCACCTTCCACGGCCTCTTCTACGACGAGAAGCCCGTCTACCACGACCCGGCGTCCAACCAGTGGTTCGGATTCCAGGCCTGGTCCATGGAACGGGTCGCCGAGTACTACCAGCAGACCGGGGACGCGGCGGCGAAGACCGTCCTCGACAAGTGGGTCTCCTGGGCGCTGTCCAGGACCACGATCAACCCGGACGGCACCTACCGCATCCCCTCCACCCTCCAGTGGTCCGGCGCGCCCGACACCTGGAACGCGACGAGCCCCGGTGCCAACGCCGGCCTGCACGTCACCGTCGCCGACTACACCGACGACGTCGGGGTGGCCGCCGCCTACGCCAAGACCCTCACCTACTACGCGGCCAAGTCCGGCCACGCCGAGGCCAAGCGCGTCGCCAAGGCCCTCCTCGACGGCATGTGGACCCACCACCAGGACCCGTTGGGCATCGCCGTCCCGGAGACCCGCGCCGACTACAACCGCTTCGACGACCCCGTGCACGTGCCGAACGGCTGGACCGGCACCATGCCGAACGGCGACACGGTGAACAACTCCTCCACCTTCGCCTCGATCCGCACCTTCTACCAGGACGACCCGGCCTGGCCCAAGATCGAGGCCTATCTGGCGGGCGGCGCCGCGCCCGTCTTCACCTACCACCGGTTCTGGGCCCAGGCGGACATCGCCCTGGCCATGGGCTCGTACGCGGAGCTGCTCGAATAG
- a CDS encoding LacI family DNA-binding transcriptional regulator — protein sequence MVTLADVARHAGVSASTVSYVLSGKRSISTPTRERIQHSIDALGYRPHAGARALASSRTDILALMMPLRTGLYVPVMMEIAMAVTTTARSHGYDVLLLTGEEGPEAVRRVEGSAIADAMIVMDVGLDDPRLPCLQEAERPAVLIGLPTESAESADIAGLDCVDLDFEAAGARCVEHLAGLGHTGIAVLGEPPAVYERATGFAARTLTGLRAAAGTHGIGLLHRPVDGTYAAVAAAVTRVFEERPGTTALVVQNEAAVEPLLALLRHQGRAVPEDVSVVAICPDQVAVHASVPLTAVSVPAQEMGRLAVERLVGRLAGEAPRGTELIPPLLTTRASSGPAPSRPATGSALPGSRESGPASPSAPTEDRRGRGGH from the coding sequence GTGGTCACCCTCGCCGATGTCGCCCGCCACGCCGGGGTGTCGGCCAGCACCGTCAGCTACGTGCTCAGCGGCAAACGCTCCATATCCACCCCCACCCGCGAGCGGATCCAGCACAGCATCGACGCCCTCGGCTACCGGCCGCACGCGGGCGCCCGCGCCCTCGCCAGCAGCCGAACCGACATCCTCGCCCTGATGATGCCGCTCCGTACCGGCCTCTACGTGCCGGTCATGATGGAGATCGCGATGGCCGTCACCACCACGGCCCGCTCCCACGGATACGACGTCCTGCTCCTCACCGGCGAGGAGGGCCCCGAGGCCGTCCGCCGCGTCGAGGGCAGCGCCATCGCCGACGCCATGATCGTCATGGACGTGGGACTCGACGACCCGCGGCTCCCCTGCCTCCAGGAGGCCGAGCGGCCCGCCGTCCTCATCGGCCTCCCCACCGAATCCGCCGAATCCGCCGACATCGCCGGACTCGACTGTGTGGACCTCGACTTCGAGGCCGCCGGAGCCCGCTGCGTCGAGCACCTCGCCGGACTCGGCCACACCGGGATCGCCGTCCTCGGCGAGCCGCCCGCCGTCTACGAGCGGGCGACGGGCTTCGCCGCCCGCACCCTCACCGGACTGCGCGCCGCCGCCGGCACCCATGGCATCGGGCTGCTCCACCGGCCCGTCGACGGCACCTACGCGGCCGTCGCCGCCGCCGTCACCCGCGTCTTCGAGGAGCGCCCCGGCACCACGGCCCTCGTCGTCCAGAACGAGGCCGCCGTCGAACCGCTGCTCGCGCTCCTGCGCCACCAGGGACGCGCCGTGCCCGAGGACGTCTCCGTGGTCGCCATCTGCCCCGACCAGGTCGCCGTCCACGCCTCCGTACCGCTCACCGCCGTCTCCGTGCCCGCCCAGGAGATGGGACGCCTCGCCGTCGAACGGCTCGTCGGACGCCTCGCCGGGGAGGCACCCCGGGGTACGGAACTCATTCCGCCGCTGCTGACCACGCGCGCGAGCAGCGGCCCCGCCCCGTCCCGGCCCGCCACCGGGTCCGCCCTGCCGGGATCCCGCGAGTCCGGCCCCGCCTCCCCCTCCGCGCCCACCGAGGACCGTCGTGGTCGCGGCGGACACTGA